The nucleotide sequence AGCTGTATAGTGCTTATTATTAATAGCCTAAAATATCTCACTTCAGGTAATCAAATAAATCTCACAAGAGTTCTTCCTTCGGACAAGAATCTTAATAAGCTTACCCTTTCGCAAGgggaaaatttatataaaaaattctcACAAGTAAACAGCCGATCCACAATGGCAATCCCTTTCTCTTCTGTCCTTTGTTTTATCTCTCGGAAGTCAAGCGCATCATGGTGGAACTAGTTCAAACTGTGTACAATTAGCTCACAAAGATTGCTGATATTAGAGTTTAGGTTGCGCCTCACTTTAAAAAGATAACATTCCAATAGCTAATCTTGTAGAAGTAACATTCCTACTTTCCGGCAGATCCTTTTACTTGAATTTTCCATTCAGCACTAGATCATTATTAAGAATCTTCGGAAGGTGACTTTTCCTTGCATCTTTACTTCTAAATGATGGCCTGGTAAGTTAAGCATACACAACAACAATCTTAGAAAAGCAGAAGCTTGTGATTTATCCTTATTGTTTGCTTTTCTTACATTTTGCTTCGGTTTTCCTCATGTAACTATAACTTGTTGCTGTGGTTGAAACCTGCAGCCAGACTCCGAGACTCACCTGCTAACTATCCAATTCAAATGGAACGGCATCTTGAAGTCCGTCTCCACTTCTCTAGTTGGAGTGAGCCCGGAATTTGAAATTGCACTCTACACTCTGTTTTTTCGCTGGCGGAGTCGATAACCATGTTGTTCTAGGCCCATACTCTGTCAACATAAAGTGCTACAGGCTGGGAAAGGATACAATTGGTTCTGTTTTCCCTGTTGCCAAAGATTAGTCACACGCAGGCTTCAGTAAACGGTTTTCTTTCAACAATTTGCCATCACTTTGTTGTTTATTGGACAGTAGACACAATGATAAAGCAGTGAAAagattttattatcatttttttttgttttgcaaAGATTCCAAAACCTTAATTTCTACCCTGAAAAGAAAGGTGTTGGAAGAGAAATTAAGTATTTGCAAGAACTATGTTTGGTCAATTGGACTTTGGAAAGAAGAGTTTGGAATAAAGGTGTTGGAAGAGAAATCAACTATTTGCAAGAAAGTATGTTTAATAACTTGGACATTGGAAAGAAGCCTTTTTGAAATGTTTACTTCAACAATGAATAGAGGATGACTTTTATTTTAGTTACGCAGCTAGTTATAAATattcatttttttctcttttgattcaaatatgattCAAGAtaatgaatatttttttattaggtTGTCTGTCAGGATTCATCTTTTCTTCTCGATTTATCTTGAGGTTCCATAAGAAGTCTTGTGTTTCTTAGGGGTTAGAAAACTCACACTCTTAAATTGCaatatgaattaattaaatttatcattttactaAAATAATTTTTCCATCTTAATTAGGCTTCAATTTAAACCAATATGTTATATATTTCTTTTTagcaaaatatttataaaaaatctcttcttttttttttttacttctcgaattgcaaaatatttataaaaaacttTTCATCAAATATTTACACTCCTAATTTGATAGGAGATTATTTAAAGTGAAAAATAGCACATTTTTCTAAcctattcttctaaaaatttacTCTAATTACCTAGTAAACAAATGGCCAATTACTAAAAAACATAATTTCTAAAAATTGTAAAtacactattttttaaaaaaaaaactaaatcctCCTAACTTAAAGCTCACAATTTAAACCTTTTAAGCTATTTAACCTAATTTCCAACCACCTCAAAAGATGAAAGGGCATGTCTTACCAAATATTAACTTGTATGCTTCAATAATATACTAATAATCCCTTGCAAACCTTAAATGCTCCTAAAATTATATCTAATTATAATCCAAATTCCTAAATAAATCAGCTACATAAATTAAATCATtgtatttgataaaaaatattgaaCCAGTTAATACCGAACCTGAGGcaatctagttttatgaaaaattttaataaatcgaAAAGTGCTAGTGGTAGATaattacattttaaaaaaaacctaCAAATATCATTGTATTTTATATTTCTGAAAGTAGCAATCAATTTGATTCATCGAattatgaataaatctaaatctaaatctaaaagtTCATTAATtgctaattttgtaaaattacaaagattttttttttggacctctaattttttccttttcaggGCATAAACCTTCCAAAATAATGctaataatttctttaaatataacatattttaaaattaatttaatttaatttaatttaattatttattgtaTTCGTGGGTCTCTCCGACTTCGCCATAAATTCCACGAAGAATTAAGCAACGGAGAAGAAGATGGAGAACGGCCACAGCCACGGCCACGGCCATGGCGATTCCCGGCGACCCACTCTCCTCATCATCCTCGTCTCCTCCGTCGCTGTTCTCCTCTTCATCACCATCAACCTCTGTCTCATCTCCGTGCCTTTCCAAATCAAAAACCTCGCTATCAGTTCCAGAACAGGGGTCGTCGACCTCACGAAGACGACCGCCCGAGCACTTTCCCCCGCGATCGACGGAGCTACCATGGCGAGTGATACTGGTTTCGTGAGCCATAGTTAAGTATTTCCAGCGCCTCGTCTTCTAATCTTGGATTTAATTGAAGGAGCAGAGGGTTCGAAggcaggagaagaagaagatgggcgGCGACGGTGGGGCTGGCAGAGTGGAAGGGGAGCTCGCCATGGCGAGGGCAGCGATTAGAAGATCTGTAACATCCGCCAGAAATGCTTCGTCATCGGGTCTCCTGAGTGTTCCTGGTGAGGACGTGCCGTTCTACGCCGCCGTCTACCGGAATCCCGCCGCTTTCCTCCGGTGAGTGGCCGCCGCCTCTGTCCTTTATCCAGAATAATCATACTCGAAAGCAAGATTCATGGCTTTCGATGTGGAGACGAGAAAGATCCATAAAGAAAAACTTCAACTTTACTTCGATCGATGTATTTCTATATCAGGAGTTACGAGGAGATGGAGAAGAGGCTCAAGGTGTACGTGTACGAGGAAGGCGAGCCACCGCTGGTGCACGACGGGCCATGCAAGAACATCTACACCACCGAGGGGAGATTCATCTCCGAAATGGAATATTCCGGCATGCGGACGCGGAACCCGACGAGAGCCCACGCCTTCTTCCTCGCCTTCAGCGTCACCAACATGGTACACTTCCTCTACCGCCCCGCCAACTCCGACCGGACCAAGATCTGGCGCTTCGTCACCGACTACGTCAGCTCCGTCGCCTCCAAGCACCCCTTTTGGAACCGCTCCGCCGGCGCCGACCACTTCATGCTCTCCTGCCACGACTGGGTACGTACGACTTGAAACAGAGGAATCAAAACAGAGGAATTCGAGTTACAATGAATCATAATTTGCAGGGGCCGTCGGCGTCGATGGCCAACCGGAAGCTGTACGAGAACTCGATACGGGCGCTTTGCAACGCTAACACCTCCGAAGGTTTCAATCCGCGGAAGGACGTAAGCGTTCCGGAGATCAATCTCTACGACGGCACGATCCCGGCGGAGCTCCAGCAGCCGGCTGCTCCTGGCCTCTTAGCCCGGCCGTACCTCGCTTTCTTCGCCGGCGGCAGACACGGCGCCATCCGCCAGGAGCTCCTCCGGCTATGGAAGGGCCGGGACCCGGAGATGCCAGTGTTCGAGTACCTCCCCGGCGGCCGCGGCGGCAAGGATTACTCCAACTACCTTCTGCAGTCGCGGTTCTGCCTGTGCCCGAGCGGGTACGAGGTGGCGAGCCCGCGGGTGGTGGAGGCGTTGTACGCGGAGTGCGTGCCGGTGATCGTGTCGGAGAGCTACGTGCTGCCGTTCAGCGATGTGCTGAGGTGGGAGGAGTTCTCGGTGGCGGTGCCGGTGGAGGAGCTGCCGAAGCTGAAGGACATACTGGAAGCAGTGCCGCCGTCGAAGCTGATGAGGATGAGGGAGGGGGTGAAGGCGGTCAAGAGGCACTTCGTGTTCAACTCGCCGGCGAAGAGGTTCGACGTGTTCCACATGATACTCCATTCCGTGTGGCTCCGGCGACTCAACGTCAAGATTCTATAGTTCTATACATAAATAATTTCGGTTTTTTctggaaaaataatattaaaactaactttaagatattcttgttttcctttttaaaaatgtttaataAGTATTTGTCTAACTTTTTATTTTCCTTAGCAAATGTGAAACAATTTATGATATtcctatttattaaaaaaaatgtttccATTTCTTTAACACCATTAGCAACTCTGTGATCTCTGGTTAAACAAATTAATCAATGTCCTACGGATTAATAGAGTTGATACTTACGTTACAATGGTCATACGTTAGATTCTTCTATGATCCCattcggaatctgagtcagacgaatcGCAGGGTGAAGTGGCGAGAATGTGGATCGAGTCACAGTGTCCCGGAGGAGAGTGTGCTGAGATGACttatgtgttgaccaagtctttagAAGTCCTCTTGTCAACGCTACCtgtagccagcgaccgggttgacccggctCCTGGTATCCTGATGCTTGAGGCAGATCCAATGAATATATAAGTACCagactaagccataaaataatgaaatgcatagaaaatatgaacaaagaacgtaccctggcccagggagGCACCCTCGGGTGGGACGCTGATCGAATTATCGTGACCCGGAAGAGCATATGACTCTCATCAggctggagagctggatctgacgatgcGGAGCCGGATGCAGCCCAAAATCGGAAGACGAGCTGCAGGCCGGGACACAAAATCAACACACAGACCGAGAAATGAGATTGACACGTAGGCCTGGAcccgagatcggcacgcaggccaggaAACGAGATCGGTACGCAGGGTGGGAAATAATAGCGACACGCAGGTCGAGATACTAATAgcgacacgcaggccgggatagaATATCGACATGCAGACCGAGATACAAAACGTCATGTAGGTCAAATAGTAGTCACGACACGCGGTCTGGACACGACACATCAGAACAACACACACCAACAATGAGGGTTCGAAGACCCGATCCACAGTAAGGACTCGGAGCACTAAGGTAGCGCACAACCATGGAAGTTAAAAGGCCCGACCAGCACATAAAGCGTACGACTTTGATGGGTCCGCACCGGTAGCAAAGGTTTTGCACCCGATCATTGATAGAGGTCGATAGCAAGGCCGCCTCAACAAGGAAAAGGCCTGCCGACGTCCGCTAGAAGCGGCTGCGAATACCGACGCGACAAGGGAGCAAGAGACGAAGCACGTGGCAACGACCTGATCGGTAGTGAGGACTGCGAGCGGCTCATGGCAGTGGTTGGAATGTTGCCTGTGGTTGGCCGGCGAAAGCAACGACACTGTAGATAACAGCACCTCACGgggaagaaaggaggagaggtgGCGTTCGCTGTAGTGTGGTTGTCGTGTGCTGGCGGCGGCACCCAGTGGGGAGGAAAGGCGGTTGCGGCATCACGTGAAGAAGCAGCAGCGGCGTagcgaggaggagagggagaaaggcaGTGATCTGCCCGGCGACGACGCAACAAGGAGGAGACGGAGGAAGGCAGTGGTCTGCCCAGCGACGGCGCAGCGAGGAGGAGACGGAGAAAGGCAGTGATCTGCCTGGCGACGGAGCAGCAAGGAGGAGACGGAGAAAGGCAGTGATCTGCCCTGCGACGGTgtagagaggaggaggaaggaagaGAAGAGGCAGTGCCGTGGTTGGTGTCGGTCGTCGCCGGCGGTTGTGGCTCGAGGACAGCGGCgagggaggagaagctctccctGTTTCTATTGGCGGTTGcggagagaaggagagggagaggagaaaggcggcggcggcgggggggggggggggcggcgGCGGCCTGTGTTGGCTCCGGCGACGACGTCGCGAGAGGGGGCTGGCGGCGGAGAAGAAAACACGCACCGCCTCCTTTGCTACAGTGCATCCTTTCCTCTCTTAAAGCCCTAACCAACAAAAGACCAAAATGCCCTCCCTTTCTCCTCTAATTTCTTCTCTGCCCTTCTCCCAatatccgtatcacaagcctccccttcaagtctattcgaaggaggcgcaagtccgactgactagaccaagcccaTAACAGAACCGCTACCGAACGCGGAATCAGATCACTGAACTCGTCTTGTTACATCGAACGAGTAGCTGCGGCGATGCCGAGCAAGTGACTCACTAGATTCGAGCGAGCGATGAGAAATCGCGGCCGGGCAAATAGATAGAGTGATAAACAAGCCAAGCTATGAGCGCGACTGAAAAAATACCGACTGAGCGACGATAAATTGCGACTGGACGATAGAGAGAATAATGG is from Zingiber officinale cultivar Zhangliang chromosome 7B, Zo_v1.1, whole genome shotgun sequence and encodes:
- the LOC122004030 gene encoding probable glycosyltransferase At5g25310, encoding MGGDGGAGRVEGELAMARAAIRRSVTSARNASSSGLLSVPGEDVPFYAAVYRNPAAFLRSYEEMEKRLKVYVYEEGEPPLVHDGPCKNIYTTEGRFISEMEYSGMRTRNPTRAHAFFLAFSVTNMVHFLYRPANSDRTKIWRFVTDYVSSVASKHPFWNRSAGADHFMLSCHDWGPSASMANRKLYENSIRALCNANTSEGFNPRKDVSVPEINLYDGTIPAELQQPAAPGLLARPYLAFFAGGRHGAIRQELLRLWKGRDPEMPVFEYLPGGRGGKDYSNYLLQSRFCLCPSGYEVASPRVVEALYAECVPVIVSESYVLPFSDVLRWEEFSVAVPVEELPKLKDILEAVPPSKLMRMREGVKAVKRHFVFNSPAKRFDVFHMILHSVWLRRLNVKIL